The Bifidobacterium asteroides genomic interval CGACGACGCCTACCTGAGCTTCGACGAGCAGGTGGACGTCGATGCCACTTCTGCCAGGTTGGCCCAGGATGATGCAGACAAGCTGGAGGAGCGGGTCCGCCGCCATATAGCCAAGTCCTGCACCGTGGCCCACACCTACCAGAGGGAGACACCGGTCAGGATCTCCGTCAAGGTTCGCCACTGATCTGACGACAATAAAGAAGCGGGAACCTCCAGGTTCTTTGAACTCGGGGGTTCCCGCTCTTCGTCGGGGCAGCCGCTGAATCGACTGCCTACTCCTTGTGCTCGGGATCGATGGTCGACTCCAGGTCAGCCAACTGCTCGGGCTTGGCCGAATCCACGGAGATACGCTCCACGCCGGTAATCTCAGCCACATCCGTGCCTTCAGCCGCCTCTGCTGCGGCCTTGAGCCCGGACTCCTCAGCCTCCACGTACTTGCGCGGCACCACGTAGACCGGGCTGACTGCATGCTGCAGGAGCCCCTGGCTGGTCGACCCCAGCAGAAGCCCTGTGAAGCCGCCGCGACCACGCGAGCCGACCACAACCACATCATGGGTCTTGCTGGCCTGGGTCAGAGCTTCCACAGCCGATCCCGGCACCACGGTCTTGTTGATGCGCAGATCCGGGTAGGTCTTCATAAGCGGTGCAATTCGGGTATTGAGGTCATCCAAGTAGGAATCCATGACGCTGCGCTCCTCGGCCGAACCCGTACCGGTCAGTCCGGAAATATTGGGCACTGCAGACATGACGTCCAGCTCGGCATCCCAGCTGTCGGCGAAGGAGGCGGCTATCTGAAGGGCCTTGAGGCCCCACTTGGACTCGTCGGAGCCCACAGCGACCCGCTTGATGTCATTGCTCAGATGCATCAGATTGCCGTCGTCGTCGGTGTAGGGAACAACCACGATAGGGCAGTAAGCATAAGCGGGCAGGCTGGAGCTGGTAGTTCCCAGCAGACGCTCGGCCAGGCCGCCCTTGCCCCTGTTCCCGATGACGATCAGCCGGTAATTACGGCTCAGCTCCACGAAGACCGAGGAGGGATCCCCCGTCACGATCAGCGTAGCCGCACTGACGCCTTGCTCATCGGCGATGGCCTTGGCCTTGGAGAGGATCTCCTGGGCGTCGTTGTGAGCGGCCACGTCGTCACCCATGGTAGTATACGTCGCATCGAAGGAGACTGCGGCATACGAGGGAAGGGAATAGGCGCAGACGATTTGCAGGGTCAACCCTGCATGCTTAGCGTAGTTGGCGGCCCACCACGCCGCCTTGTAGCTGGCGTCCGAGCCATCGACGCCTACCAGAACAGCCTTGTCGTTGCTCATCCGACGACCTCCTTTAAACTTGGCGATGACAAACCGACATCGCTCCTTCTGTCAGAATATCGCATGCAGGTCTGATCAATAAGTTTGCAGGGACCAACACGCGAGGAACCTCGACTCCGAATATGCAAAACGCCCCCATAGGGGGGCGTTAACGCTGCATAAAACCTATGCCTCAGACCAGACGACGGTAGTTGAAAGTCTGATAGACCGCCTGAACCTTGACGCTCTGGCCGGGAGCCGGAGCGTGGATCATGCGTCCACCGCCGACATAGATGCCGACATGGCTGCCATCGGGGGCTACCATCAGGTCGCCAGGAGCAGGATCCGTAACAGGCACGCCCATCGAACCCTGAGCATCGGCTGTGCGGGGCAGGCCAATGCCGAAGTGGGCAAACACGTACTGGGTAAATCCAGAGCAATCAAAGCCCGTGGCAGGATCTGTTCCTCCCCACACATAGGGAATCCCCTGGAACTGAAGGGCGTAGTTGACCACATCTGCACCCGTACCGGTGGCCGGCACGTCAGCGACTCTACTAGAGGCACCGCCACGAGCAGCCGAACGACTGACCTGCGCGGCCTGGCGCTGGCTGGCCGCCGCCTGGGCCTGCTGAGCTCTGGCCTCAGCATCCTTCTCAGCCTGTGACTTGGTAGCAGGGACGTTCAAGGACTCGATGCCACCCCAGCGGCTGTCCTTTTCGACGGTGGTCGCCGTCGATTCGGTCAGCAGGTCGGCACGCACCTTGCTGCCTGGGGTGAATGAACGCGACGAAGTGGCTACGGCCTCACTACCATCACTGGCCTGGGCCACGGCGGGTATACCGATGAAAAGCGTGCCACAGATTGTGGCCGCTGCCATCATGCTCACATACTTGCGTGTTTTTTTCATCGTGCACAATTCTATCACGTGTAGGGAACAGAAACTAACTTTGGGGAACACGATCCGCGCAACCAAGGATCAGTAATGGATATAGCGCAGAGCGTGCACATTCGTCAGAGTGCGGGAGTAGGTCTTCCCGTTCATCACGGCGCCACACTCGGAGGTGACGATGGAGCCATCAGGATTGATCTTCTCCACAATGGCCACATGGCCATAAGCGGAATCCGAACCCTCCTGGCCGGCCTGGAATACCACGATGTCGCCGACGTTGCGCGGCGTGTCATCCACCCAGTAGCCTAAAGTGCGGGCCGAGCCTGACCAGTCCTTGGCATTGCCCATATGGGAGCCCACCGGCAGACCCAGCTGGTGACGACGGACATAGGCCCACCAGGTGCACTGGCTGAATTCATAGGCGTTGCCCACATCTCCCGTGGCATGGTTGGGATTGAACCCTGCCGGCAGAACCGATCGGTTGGCATCCATCAGCGCCGCCACGGCCGGATTGTTTGCCGAGGATTTGGACATCTGCCCGGCATCGAGCTCAGACTCGCCCAGGTCCCAACTGCCCTCGTTGCGCTGTGAAGCCGTGGGCAAAGGCTGACGGTAGTCGGAGCGGGAGACCCTTGAACTGCCACTAGCGCCAGAGTAGCCGGTGGAGGATGAGGGGGTGACAAGGTTGATCGCGACGCTGCCGGCCATAGGCAGGGACCAGTCGCCCCGAGCCTGGTTAACGGCCATCGAGGAAGCTGCCGCACCGACAAGGACAGTCAGGGCCGAACCAGTCATGATATGGGAGCGACGGGCTGAGGCCTTCGCCGCCAAACGAATAGAACGTCGGGTTCGAGGGGCTACTTCGTTGAGTTTGGCCGCCAAGGCATCATCGGCGCCTTGAATGCCGACCTCCCGGGTTGCATCCGTCGATCGGCTGGTCGGCGAACTGCCGACACCTGCGCCCCGCGTGGCCGAAGCCCTGTGCGCAGCATGCTTCATGTAGAATCACTCCCGTTTATGTTCCGACGCGACTTTCGTGCCGTATCACGAACCATCACAAGGGAACACCATAACGCAAGCGAGAACCCAGGCCAAATGACCTGAATTGTCCATACTGGTGTACTCAAGCATGGCTTCGGTGGTCGCTCATCTTCGACAACCACGGAATACGCTAGGATTATACGGACATAAGGCGGACATGGGCAAACCCGCATGCGTGCCGCCTGCCACGGCGTGTCTCTCCGTTTTGAGCCCTGTGTGGTCCACCCTGAGCGAACCCTGATCAAACCGGGGTCGAGGCCAAGAGGAAGGATCCGCCGGCATTCTCGGAATCCTGAGGCATGGTGATGTCGACACGGCCGTCCTGGGAGGGAATGAAAAGGGCCCGGCCCTGGTCCAGCACACAGGACTGGTCAGCGGTTGCACAACGGATCCGACCATCAGTACAGACGATGATGCGCGGCCCGCGGCGCGGAATCATCAGGTGACGAGGTCCTAGGCGCTCTATCAGATCCCCGTAACGCTGCTGAAGTCTGTTGAGCAAGGGCCACGTGGCTCCGCCCTCCTCCACATGCCCGTAGACCAGCATGTATTCGTTGATCTTGGGCCGGTAGGTCACCATATTGTGCATGATCAGGGTGGCGATCATGGAGCTGGATGGGTCAATAGGGGCCGAAGGCTGGCAGTCCAAGCTATGCAGGAGGTTGGGAATGTCCCGATGCTTGGGGGTCATGCCTGCCCTGAGCACATTGTCGGAGTTGGTCATGATCTCTGCAGCAGTACCGTGGATGTATGCGTGAGGAGTCCCGGCAGGGATATAGACCGAATCGCCCTCCTCCAGGTCCACAGGGTTGAGCATGAGCAGACAGAGCACAGCCGGATCCTCCGGGAAAGCCCGCGCGGCACACAGGGCATGATTCAGTACGGCTCCCGCTCGTTTCGAACGCAGCCGCCCAGCGGCAGCCTCCAAGGCTTCTTCCATGCCTCGGGCCGCCTCTGGCTGGGCAGTCACGGCGGCGTGGAAGGCCCGGAAAATACGCCGACGGGAATCCGGCCAGATCAAGGAGGAGACCGGCATCATGGCATCAGCCGAAGCGAAGCGGGCCGGCGGAACTCCCAGGTGGAAGGTACGGGCGGTCAGCGCCTGAGTCATCAGCTCGGCCAGAGGGTGGTCCACAGCGCGCAAAAGGGTCAGCTGAGTGGAAATGGTTGCGAAGCCAACACAGGCCTGGAAGGGCTCCAAGGCTACCACCATTTCGTTCTTGGCCAGACTGTCATGAAAGGAGCGTCTCGGATCGTCGTCAGGCACCCCTTGGGCATTCTCACGGTTGAAACCGGCACGAGCCTCGAAATCCAGGGGATGCACCTGCAGGGAGAGAGGAATGCGGGCCGAAATGATCTTGAACAGGTAGGGCAGTGTAGGACCGAAGAGGCGAGAGTCGCGCTCTCCCAGCATGGTCATGGGATTGCGGCGAATGGCCTCGGTCAACGGCATGAGCGAACCGTCGGGCAGTGTCAGAGGCGAGGGGGATTCGGTATGCCCGCTGAACCACATCTCCGCCAGGGTGTCCCCCTGGCCTTCTGTTGACTCATGCAGATGGAACATGCGCTGCAGTCGGTCATGCGAGCCCCAGGCGTAGTGCTTCTCCACAGCTTGGATCGGATACACGCACTCCCCTTTCCACGGGAAATCCCTCCATGGGCCGGTGCATACGAACCCACCAATCCCCGTCATGATAGGACAAGGGCCAAGGCCTGGGCAAGGCGTGGGGGTCGCCGCATGTCATTGCGAACGGTACAGTGAGGGGTATGAAGCTGGCTCCCATTTTCGATCCGGACGCCCGCAGGCCATCGCCGCGTCCCGTGCAGGTGGACCTGCGGCGCATCTTCTTGCTCGGCACAGGAGCCTGGATTCTGGCGCTGGCCGTAGTCGGCATCCTAGCTCTGACTGGAATGACGGTCACTAAGCCCCTTATTGTCTGCCTTTCCGGGGTTGGCGTGGGCATCCTGCTGTTAATCTGGGAGCACTTCAATCGCTGGGATTATCGCCGTCTGGCCCAGCAACCGGACCCTGAGCCAGAGGAAGCATCAGCGTAAATGTGCTCCCCTCTCCCGGCGCACTCCAGACAGTGACCGATCCATGGTGGGTCAGGGCCACATGTTTGACGATGGCCAGCCCTAGGCCGATGCCCACTGCAGTCTGCTCATTCTGATTGTCTGCACGGTAGAAGCGTTCGAAGATCCTGCCCTGGTCCGCCTTGGATATGCCTCGGCCGTGGTCGACCACCCTGATGATCCCGTAATGCCCGTCCCTGGAAGCCTGTGCCACCAAGGAGACAGTCGAGCCCGAAGGTGAATAGGATATAGCGTTCTCCACCAGCTTGGCCAAAGCCGCTCTGATCTGCTGCCCGTCACCATGAATCGTCAGTGGTTGGTCACATCGCCACCGTAATGTCACATGGGCCTGATCAGCCCCATCCTGCTCATCATGCACCACTGTCCTTATCTGCTCAGCCACGTCAAGCACGTTCTCCCTGCTGGGCTTGATCCGCTCCTGAGCCCGGATCAGCAGAAGAAGATCCTTGAGCACATGCCCCAGATAGGCGCTGTAGCGCTGAACCGAGGAGGCATCCTTGGAGACGCTGCGCAGGTGGCTGCGTAGCAGATCCGGGTCATCCCCCTCCAGGTGCGAGGTGGTTTTCAGTTGCGCTGCAAGCTCCTCCAGGGCCTGGACCGGCTTGAGCATCTGCTCGGATACATTGGTCATGAATGCATCCCTGGTCCGAATGAACCTCACCGAATCGCTCATATCATCGACGAGCACGACGACCAGTGACTTGTCTATGCGTCCCAGGGTGACCTTGAGCCAGTTCCTTCTGGATACCGCCTGGGCCTGAACATGGGTCGCATCCACGCGATCTTCGACCTCGTCAATAGCCAAATCTTCGGATTCCGGGCTCTCGGTAGCGGCATCCAGAGCAAATTCCGTAGGCGTTCGCGTGGTCAGATTGAAGCTGCGTCGACCGCCTGAGCGGCGTACCTGCGCAATGGCTTCGGTGATCTTCGGATCCGCAATCTCATCGTTGCTGACGATTCCCAGCCTGTAGGCATCCGGGCTGGAGCGAACAACCTCGTCATCGCCATCGACCACTACCGTGACGGCAGGAATGAGCGCCAGCAGAGCCTGCGCCGAGCCTTCCAATGCCCCGCCATCGGCCTGTTCACCATCCTTGCCGCGGTTGCCCATAAAGCTGCGCAGGCGGTCCACAAACCGTCTCATAAGGACTTCCCTCCAGTCCGGCGCCGACCCCGGACGCTGCGACATCAACCAAGTCTCATCGGCAGTTCCGGCTTTATTCTCGCATATCCGACATTGATTGCCGCTCCCATGGCCCGACATTCTTCAGGACTGGCTTTTTCTTGCCATCCTGGTCACATAGACTGGAGTCATATCGTTGACCGAGGCCGAAAGGGAAGAACAATGCGCGTGATTTTCAACGAGGAACTGGGGCTGGTGGCCGACGATCTCGATCGTATGGCTGCCAAGGTTCGCGATGCCATCAAAAAGGCCGGGCGATCCCTGATGGACTGCGACGTGGAGACAGCCCAGGAGGTCATCGACGGAGATGCCGATATAGACAACCTCCAGGCCAGCATCATCGATCAATGCATCAGACTCCTGGCCAAGCAGAGCCCTGTGGCCACTGATCTGCGGGTGGTGGTCTCCACGCTGAGCCTGTCAGCCACCTTCGAGCGCATGGGAGACCTGGCCAGGCACATCGCCGAGACAGCGAGGCGCTCCTACCCTGAGCCCACTCTGCCTGACGAGGTCATTCCCCTGTTCAAACAGATGCAGGACTTTCTGGACGTCATGGCTGACCGTCTGGTCGACATGCTCTCCGACAGGGACACGACTATAGCCGAGCAGATCATCGTCAGCGATGACCAGATGGACAAGCTCCATCAGAAAACTTTCAGCTATGCCCTCTCGGACGACTGGAAGGGGAGCAGGCAGCAGCTGATCGACCTGGTCCTGGTGGCACGGTTCATGGAACGACTGGGAGACCACGGCGTCTCGGCGGCCCGGCGTGTGGTCTACATCGTTTCGGGCTTCGACCCCTCCAAGGATCCCAAGGATCTGGACATCGACCTGGACTGAACAGACAGCAACTGTGCGGTTCGTCACCTGACAGTTAATCAGGCGACGAACCGTTTTTTGACTTCGCCAACGGCCAGGAATAAATACGAAAGGCGGTGTCTTCCACAAAGGGAGAAGACACCGCCCAATTAGCTTGGATACTCTGCGTCCAAAGCCCGATTCACATCAACGGATAGATCTATCTGAAGGATCTCACTTCTGGCCCTGGGCCGCCACTGCAGCAGCACCGGCAGCGGCTGCCTCCGGATCCAGATACTCGCCGCGAGGCTTGATGGGCTTGAAGTTCTCGTCCAGCTCGTAGACCAGGGGGATGGCCGTGGGGATGTTGACCTTGGCGATCTCGTCCTCAGTCAGGTTGTCGAGCATCTTGACGATGGCCCTCAGCGAGTTGCCATGGGCGGCAATCAGGACGGTCTTGCCTGTCTTGAGTTCCGGGACAATGTCGCTCTCCCAGTAGGGGGTGACGCGCTTGACCACGTTGGCCAGTGCCTCGGCTCGGGGCACAGGGGCTCCGGCATACCGCGGATCATGGGACTGCGAGTATTCGTCGTCAGGGTCGATCTCGGGCGGCGGGGTGGCAT includes:
- a CDS encoding universal stress protein; this translates as MSNDKAVLVGVDGSDASYKAAWWAANYAKHAGLTLQIVCAYSLPSYAAVSFDATYTTMGDDVAAHNDAQEILSKAKAIADEQGVSAATLIVTGDPSSVFVELSRNYRLIVIGNRGKGGLAERLLGTTSSSLPAYAYCPIVVVPYTDDDGNLMHLSNDIKRVAVGSDESKWGLKALQIAASFADSWDAELDVMSAVPNISGLTGTGSAEERSVMDSYLDDLNTRIAPLMKTYPDLRINKTVVPGSAVEALTQASKTHDVVVVGSRGRGGFTGLLLGSTSQGLLQHAVSPVYVVPRKYVEAEESGLKAAAEAAEGTDVAEITGVERISVDSAKPEQLADLESTIDPEHKE
- a CDS encoding C40 family peptidase, whose translation is MKKTRKYVSMMAAATICGTLFIGIPAVAQASDGSEAVATSSRSFTPGSKVRADLLTESTATTVEKDSRWGGIESLNVPATKSQAEKDAEARAQQAQAAASQRQAAQVSRSAARGGASSRVADVPATGTGADVVNYALQFQGIPYVWGGTDPATGFDCSGFTQYVFAHFGIGLPRTADAQGSMGVPVTDPAPGDLMVAPDGSHVGIYVGGGRMIHAPAPGQSVKVQAVYQTFNYRRLV
- a CDS encoding CHAP domain-containing protein, with the translated sequence MKHAAHRASATRGAGVGSSPTSRSTDATREVGIQGADDALAAKLNEVAPRTRRSIRLAAKASARRSHIMTGSALTVLVGAAASSMAVNQARGDWSLPMAGSVAINLVTPSSSTGYSGASGSSRVSRSDYRQPLPTASQRNEGSWDLGESELDAGQMSKSSANNPAVAALMDANRSVLPAGFNPNHATGDVGNAYEFSQCTWWAYVRRHQLGLPVGSHMGNAKDWSGSARTLGYWVDDTPRNVGDIVVFQAGQEGSDSAYGHVAIVEKINPDGSIVTSECGAVMNGKTYSRTLTNVHALRYIHY
- the manA gene encoding mannose-6-phosphate isomerase, class I — translated: MYPIQAVEKHYAWGSHDRLQRMFHLHESTEGQGDTLAEMWFSGHTESPSPLTLPDGSLMPLTEAIRRNPMTMLGERDSRLFGPTLPYLFKIISARIPLSLQVHPLDFEARAGFNRENAQGVPDDDPRRSFHDSLAKNEMVVALEPFQACVGFATISTQLTLLRAVDHPLAELMTQALTARTFHLGVPPARFASADAMMPVSSLIWPDSRRRIFRAFHAAVTAQPEAARGMEEALEAAAGRLRSKRAGAVLNHALCAARAFPEDPAVLCLLMLNPVDLEEGDSVYIPAGTPHAYIHGTAAEIMTNSDNVLRAGMTPKHRDIPNLLHSLDCQPSAPIDPSSSMIATLIMHNMVTYRPKINEYMLVYGHVEEGGATWPLLNRLQQRYGDLIERLGPRHLMIPRRGPRIIVCTDGRIRCATADQSCVLDQGRALFIPSQDGRVDITMPQDSENAGGSFLLASTPV
- a CDS encoding sensor histidine kinase, with the translated sequence MRRFVDRLRSFMGNRGKDGEQADGGALEGSAQALLALIPAVTVVVDGDDEVVRSSPDAYRLGIVSNDEIADPKITEAIAQVRRSGGRRSFNLTTRTPTEFALDAATESPESEDLAIDEVEDRVDATHVQAQAVSRRNWLKVTLGRIDKSLVVVLVDDMSDSVRFIRTRDAFMTNVSEQMLKPVQALEELAAQLKTTSHLEGDDPDLLRSHLRSVSKDASSVQRYSAYLGHVLKDLLLLIRAQERIKPSRENVLDVAEQIRTVVHDEQDGADQAHVTLRWRCDQPLTIHGDGQQIRAALAKLVENAISYSPSGSTVSLVAQASRDGHYGIIRVVDHGRGISKADQGRIFERFYRADNQNEQTAVGIGLGLAIVKHVALTHHGSVTVWSAPGEGSTFTLMLPLAQGPVAGPDGDNPSD
- the phoU gene encoding phosphate signaling complex protein PhoU, whose translation is MRVIFNEELGLVADDLDRMAAKVRDAIKKAGRSLMDCDVETAQEVIDGDADIDNLQASIIDQCIRLLAKQSPVATDLRVVVSTLSLSATFERMGDLARHIAETARRSYPEPTLPDEVIPLFKQMQDFLDVMADRLVDMLSDRDTTIAEQIIVSDDQMDKLHQKTFSYALSDDWKGSRQQLIDLVLVARFMERLGDHGVSAARRVVYIVSGFDPSKDPKDLDIDLD
- a CDS encoding phosphoglyceromutase encodes the protein MTYKLVLLRHGQSAWNNTNQFTGWVDVPLTEQGEQEARKGGKLLKDKGVLPDIVFTSLLRRAINTANIALDEADRLWIPVKRDWRLNERHYGALQGKNKTEIREKYGDEKFMLWRRSYATPPPEIDPDDEYSQSHDPRYAGAPVPRAEALANVVKRVTPYWESDIVPELKTGKTVLIAAHGNSLRAIVKMLDNLTEDEIAKVNIPTAIPLVYELDENFKPIKPRGEYLDPEAAAAGAAAVAAQGQK